A stretch of DNA from Sylvia atricapilla isolate bSylAtr1 chromosome 3, bSylAtr1.pri, whole genome shotgun sequence:
ATGTAGAGCTAAAACGGGTGAGAGTAAAGAAAAAGGCTACTTGATCACTTTTTTAAGTTAATGTACAGTGATGATAAATGAACTGTAAAGGAAAAGCTTTATGGCATTAAGTTGAGGGATGCCTAGTAGACTGTGGAGTGATTTCCCTGGGGCAGATTGGGTATGGATGGAGCCTGTGATGTTTGTTGTGGCCAAAAGAGGCTGCGGAAAAATTGAATTACAGGCATAGCCAAAGCATTTGGGGCTTGAGAGTTTCTGTCAAGTGCAGATGAGGATGTATTTGCACGCTTCTGACAGGAGAGGAGACCTCGGCGAAGGAGCAAATCCTTCTCATTTGTTGTCTCTCTCTCCTTGGCCGGTAGTACCGATTACCAAGGTATCCGCGGAACAGCGACAATTGCCCAAAACACACTTGGAAGTGAAAGTGAAGGGCAGTGCCGAGGAGCGTTCTGTGACAGAGCAGCGGCCAGAGCTGCCCCGCAACCTCGAACAGGAACGCGTCTGAGCGGTGTCCAAGAGGCGTGTTGTTCTTCCTCTAACGCCGGAGTGCTATTTGGCCCAATTACTTTTAATAATAGGTGCGAGAAGCACTAAagcctttattttaaaaagaagtaaaataaaagcctgGCAGGACTCGCTTTTTCTTCTCGGCTCCGGCGGTTTCTCTGCCTCCCCTCTCCTCGCCCCGGGGTGAGGCACCTCGGCAGCGGCCGGGCTGCGGCGAGTCCCTCGCCGGTGGCGCGGAGGGGAATAAATagccgggcggcggcgcggagccctccgctcccgcagcccctccACGTCACTTCGCAGCGAGCCGAGCACGTGGGGCGGGGAGATCGTATAAATCTCCCTCTCCCTGCGCGGCCGTGATGTTATCTGCTGGCACCCGTCCCCTCCGCGCAGGGAGAGCcgaggggccgggggcggcaGGCGGGGGGCGCCGGGCGGAGCGCTAGAGCCGCCGGGGACggggccagccccagccccgcgggGGAGGCCGGCGCGGGGGGAGAGCGGCGCTGCGCTGCGGCCAGCCCCGGGCGGCCGGCTCCGCGCCTGCGACCCGCGGGAGGCTgccggggcgcggcggc
This window harbors:
- the LOC136358558 gene encoding proline-rich protein 2-like; protein product: MGITGRCRSRQREGAGAALSPAVRPRRPTAPGGQRHRPAPGGAQPPRRHREPRTCAPGGAEPRPPRPARSGSGRRRPRSRGGARRPRRAAIPRPAASRRLLRAPRAACTDPPPPGPLRAAPLFPAPSSSSSFRNANPAPQSARQRRRAPAASRGSQARSRPPGAGRSAAPLSPRAGLPRGAGAGPVPGGSSAPPGAPRLPPPAPRLSLRGGDGCQQITSRPRREREIYTISPPHVLGSLRSDVEGLRERRAPRRRPAIYSPPRHRRGTRRSPAAAEVPHPGARRGEAEKPPEPRRKSESCQAFILLLFKIKALVLLAPIIKSNWAK